The sequence below is a genomic window from Sorangiineae bacterium MSr12523.
GGAGCGCTTCACGGTCATCGGTGACGTGCTGGAGGAGGTTTGCCCGCCCGATGCCAAAATTCTCGATCTGTGCTGCGGCCCCGGCAGCCTTGGCTCCCGACTTGCCGCCCGGTTTCCGCGCGCGCACGTCACCGGGGTCGATTTCGATCCGGTGCTCCTCGGGCTCGCACGCGAGGTGCACGCCGCCGACCCGCGTCGGGCGTGGATTGAAACCGACCTTCGCCGCGCCGCTTGGTACAAGGAAGGGCAGCTGTCACCCGGATTCGATGCGGTGGTCAGCACGACGGCCCTTCATTGGCTCAGTGGGGCCGAACTCACCCGCGTCTACCGCGACCTTGCTGGTCTGCTCCGACGGGGCGGCGTCTTCCTGAACGGCGACCACATCGCGCCCGCGCCAAATGAGGCGCGCCTCGCCCGCATCGGCAAAGCTCGGCGCAATCTCGTAGAACGCGACGCCGACCTACGCGGGAGTGCCACATGGGATGGCTGGTGGGAGGAGATTGCCGCCGACCCTGCGTTTACCGCATTATGGCAAGAACGCCGTCGCCGCTTTGGCGATCGTCATGGCGAAGAGCCGATTACCTTGGCCTTTCACCTTGCGGCGCTGCGCCAGGCGGGATTCGTCGAAGCCAATGTCGTATGGCAGCGTTGGGACGACGTCGTCATGGCGGCCCTGGTTGCTTGAATTGATTTTAAAATCGGCCATGCCGGCGTAGTCGTAATTAAGTAACGCAATCGTCGCGGTGAAAGTTCGCCACGACGCTAGGTTGCCGCCTGACGAAGGAGCGAAGCCGGCGAGGTCCGAGGGTGGGGACCCCAATCGTTCGTGGACCCCCGGCTAACCCCACGCTCCAAGGGGTGACCCATGAAGACGATGTGGATCGCAGCCTGCGCCGCTGCCGCGATGGCGGGAAGCGCCGTCGCGACGCCGGCGAGCGCAGGCAAGTGTCAGGCAAAGGATGCCGGGACCATCGAGGAGTACCCGCTCTCCGCAGGGGCGGACTCCGCGTACATCGCACCAGCGATGCCCAAGGCAACGTGTGGGTGGCGGAGTTTTTCGCCCGCAAAATTGCGAAGGTCACCACGTCGGGTGTGATCACGGAATATCCGCTCGCGACCACCGCGGGAAGGCCGATTGCACTGACCCCCGGCCCGGACCGAAGGATTTCCGAAGCGGACGCCAACAAGGTAGCGCGCATCACCCCGGCGGGCATTCTCACCGAGTTTGCCCTCCCCAATGCAGGGGCTTCGCCGAACGGAGCGCGCCTTGGTCGCGTCCGCGCCGTGACGACGCATTGACGCGTGACAACTCATTTCCTTTCCAACGACTCGAAGAAGACAACTTTTTTGGAGGCCAACATGAAGAGGATTGAAGTCGGTATTCTGGCGGCCGTTGCGGCCGTCTCCGTCGCCGCGTGTGGATCGAATGGCGGAGCCAACGAAAACGAAGACGTCGGGAGCACGAAAGAGCGACTGACCGGCCCCGGTGCCGATGGCATCTACGGATCGGACACGCTCGCCGAAGCCATCAACGCCGCCCTCGCGGCCTCGCCCTCGACCCTCGCGTATTACGGCAGCGGTTCCGGCAACGGAGAGAAATGCCTGCGCGGCCAAGCCGTCACCTACAGCGGCGCCACCTACTGCAGCGGCACCCGCGATCAGTCGATCGCCCCCATGTCGCGCAACCTCAATGGGTGCCAGGCGGGTGAAGTGAGCCACCGCATTGCGCTCGACGGCATCGGTGTCTGGAGCGCCAGCGGCCAGACCATCTCGGATCTCTCGCTCGCGGACGTGCGCAAGGCATTCTGCGGCACCGACGGCAGCGGCAGCGCCGCCGCGTGTACCGCGACCACCTGGAGCACCCTTTCCAATGGCGCGTCGGCGACGAATCCGTCCGCGACCATCGTGAAATACCGCCGCGACGACGCGTCGGGCACGACCGACACCTTCAAGTCGATCCTGTCGGCCGCCGGCCTGGCCTGCAGCGCGTTCTGCGCGGACGTCAAGGTCGTCGTCGACACCGAGCAGGGCCCGAAGCTCTCCACGGACGGCACCGGCGCCTCGTCGATCCAGCCGCCCTGCCAGGCGAGCGACACGGCCACCGACTGCATCGGCCGCCTCGCCAACGCGAACAGCAGCGTTCTCGCTTACGCGGGCCTCGGCGCGACGGCGAAGGCGCCTGCCAAGGCCCTCTCCATTGCGGGCAAGACGCCCACCACGGCGAACATCCGCGCCCTCGTCACGACTCCGTCGAGCGCCTACGCGTTCGCGCGTTTCCTCTACCTCAACGAGAGCACCACCAACGTGCGCGATCTCGAGGAAGAGAAGTTCTTCAAGTGGGCGTTCGGTCAGTCGCCCTACGGCACCTCGTCGACGAAGCTCTCCTTCGAGAGCAAGCTCACGGGAGCCGGCTTCATCGCGTGCACGGATCCCGCGGTCTCGGGCCACGTCGCCCTCGACTGCGGCGCCAGCGCGTGCCCCTGAGATCAACACCATTGACCTGATATGATCCGACGCGCTGCGCCCGTCAGGACGCAGCGCGTAGGACTCTTTTGTCTTCGATGTCGATTGGCGCAGGCCGGCAAATTCGTAGTGCGCCCATGTCGTGGAAACGAATATATCGCGAATGTGTGACGTTTCCGAAGGTGTAATCAATTAAGTTGTTTAAAGGATAGCCCACTTCTATGTTCCCGGCGCCCAAAAAGGAGCTTAGCGGGGATGTACAATATATCGACGCGTAAGGGCGCGATGGCGCTGCTTATCATCATGATTGCGGCCGCGCTTGCAGGTGCAAGTTGCGGGGGAAGTGATTCCGCGACGCCGTCTGGCGACGCTGGGCCGGAAGCCGGGCCATCGGTGTGTACTCCGCCGGAGTCGCACGAACATATTCCGCAAAGAACGGCGGCAACTGCACAGGAGGCACTCGATACATTTGCAAATTTGTCGGGTGAAATCGAAATTCAATGTGGCAACTGCCACAAGGCTCCCGCGCAGCAAGGCGGATTTTCCTACGATGGCACGCGTGAGGGGCTCTGCTCCGCGAAGGGCCAGAGCGGGAAGACGCCGGCGCAAATGATGATCGAGGGCCGGATGCCCAAAGGCATCGGTGGGCAGCAGCCGCTCGGCCGCAGGCTCCAGGCGTGGATCGATCAAGGTTGTTCGGCAACGACGTACGCACTTCCCACCGGCAATGGATCGGTCAATACCGGTGACTTCCAGGTATCCGCCTCGGTCGGCGCCGCGCTGACGGATCTCGGGAGCTGCATTCCCAAGCCCGAGATTGCCGGGCGGGACGACGTGACGGACGCGCGTTTCGCTGCCGTGAAGTCGTTTGCCGATCTTCCGGTGAAGCTCCAGGAGACGGACGTGACGTCCCTCGATGCGGAGGTGCTCGCGCGAAAGGGAACATTTGCCTACGCGCCCGAGTACCCACTCTGGTCGGACGATGCGCAAAAGCTGCGATTGGTCCACGTACCTGCCGGCAAGCCGATAACGTACGATCCGGCGACCAAGCATTTCGTGATTCCGCCGAACACGCGGTTCTACAAGACGTTTTTCAAAGCGGTCGTCGAGCAGGACGGTGTGACGCGTTATCGCAAGATGGAGACGCGCATCATCCTGACCCGTGAGAAGGCGGAGGATGCCGTATTTGGCTCGTACGTGTGGAACAGCGACGAGACGAGCGCGAAGCTCCTCGGTACGGGACTCAACCCCGACGCACCGGATCAACGTGAGACCTATCTAAATGGGAAGCCATTCCCCGATTACGTGCGCCCCTACAGGATCAGCGAGATCTCGCAGGACAACCGCAGTTATGCCGTTCCCGGGAGCGAACGGTGCATTGCGTGCCACACGGGTTCGGAAGGCCAAAACTTCATCCTCGGGTTTACGCCGACCCAGATTCATCGGCGCCCGAAAGGCGAGGGCGGGAATCTGGCCCCGGAGGTAGGAGCCAGCGAGCTCGATATGGCGAGCCGTTTGATGGCCTACGGGGTAGTGACCGGCATTGCCGCGAGCGACTTGCCGAAACTCGAAGAGTCGGCCCTGCCGCGCCGGCCGCGCAATCAAGACGAGCTCCGCGTGCAGGCGTACGCGGTGGGCAACTGCGCGCATTGTCACAATGAGAACGGGTACGCGGTGCGCAGCAATCCATCGCTCGGCCGATTCGACCTTTCACCGGGCGGTACGGTGTTTGGTTTCGACTTCAAGTCCATCGGTGCGGACGGATCGCCGTATTTCACCTTCGATCCGAGCGATCCGTCGCCCGCCAGCGTCGTGTCCGCCCTCGTCCGGAGTAGGACGTATGCACGGACCGTGCTTCCGACGGGCGCCTTCGACATGGACGCCTTCGGGCTGCCCAAGGATCCCAATGGATTGACGGCCTTCTTCAATTTTCATATGCCCCTCAATGTACCGGGCGTCGACTGCCGATTGAGTACTCTGATGGCCCGCTGGTGGGCATCGGTGCCGCGCGATTACGGCAATCCCGGCGTCGAAGCTCCCGACAATCCCAAGGCCGTCGCGGACGGTCTTGCCGCCGCGGATGCCGCCGAGGCGCGTGCCAAGCTCGATTGCCGTCTGCCATCGGGGCTCGAGTGGGTGCTCGAGGATACGACGGAGCGCAAACCGTACTTGCCGCGCAATATCGACTGGCCGACGAAATTGGACGGCTGGATTCGCGACCGGGCCATCACCGCCCAGCACGAAGAACTCGCGAAGAAAACGTATTACCAAGGCTACTTCGACAATCGGTACAATAGCTGCAATTTCCCGGCGAACGCACCGCCGCCGGCCCGGATCGAGCCCTGGATGGTCAAGCCGACGGGCGACGGCGGGCCGGTAAGGCCGTGGGCGCAGCTCTATGTGACCAATCCCGGGGAGCATATCTATGCCGGAGTTTGTGCGAACTGCCATGGGGTGCGTGGCGATGCGCAAACGGGTGCCGCACGCGCGCTGCGGAGCACGTCGGGGGCCCGCGTTGCGGACTTTCTCGATGGAATGGTGGGCCCGCGCGACAATCCGGCCGCCAATGTCGACTGTTTCGACCACGGGACGGGAACGACCGGGTGCAACGGCGGTCTGGGGGCGAACGGCGCGGCCAAGTACCTCGTATGGATGGGCAATGGCGGTACGAATGTCAGCTTCGGTCGGACGCCCGACGAGGAGAAGACGTTCTTCAATGCATTCGTCACCCGCCGCGCGCTCGGGGCCGTCCCTCTTCCCATCGCGCTGACCACGGCCGATGCTGCGTTCACCAAATCCAAGGCCAACATGCTCGAAGTTGCCCGCGTCACGTGTGAAAGCATTCGCACGGACAAGGACCACTACGTCCAGACCTACGACCAATTCGTCGCGGCCAAAAATTGGGAAGGACTCCGCGCCGACCCCGCATTGTTCGGTGTGCCGATGTGGCGCGACGTCTGCACGCTCGACAATCCGCTCACCGACGCACTTCGAAGCGCCGACGCGCTGTCTCCGGAAGTCCGCGCGTGGCAGGACAAATCGGTCTTCAACGCCGGAACGATGGTCTACTTCTTCATGCGCGACGAATTGAGCAAGGGCACCGTCGCCATCGCACGCAATGCTTGCGATCTCAAATATCCAACGGAGTGATTTTCAATGAGAACTTCGACCGGAAAATGGCTTACGCTCGTGGGAACGTTGTGCGTCGCGGCGGCCGCGGCCAACGGATGCAGCGACGACGACCCAGCGACTCCCGGCGGTAACGGGGACGGCGGTCTGCCGGATCAATTCGTACCCGACGGCTCCGCGAAGGACACCGGTGCGGACGTCAAAGACGCCGGCTCCGACGTGGGGAAGGACACGGGCCCCACGACGTGCGGCGTCGCACCGGATCCCGATACGGCCGTCAAAGTCCGTTTCGTCAACCTATTGATGCCCGTAAACAGCGGCGCGGCCGTGGACCAGGCCCCAGGCTACGCGCTCCGCCTCAATGCCAGTTACGCCGACAATACGGTATTGTCGAATTTCCCCGTCGTGCCGGCCGGAACCGGTGCGGCGTCGGTCACGCCGTATGCAAAGATCCCGGCAGGTGACATCACGTTTGCCGCGCAGGAAAACAGCGCGGATGGTGGGCCGGGGTTCAAGGTCTCGGCGACGGTGCAATCGGTTCCTGCCAGGGCGCGCCTCACCGTCGTGGCCCTCGGGCGACCGCGCCTTACGGGATCGGCATCGAGCCGGGCGAAGCTTCTGATTCTCGATGAATCGAAGTTGTCCAAGCCGGCGTGCTCGGAGATCGGTCTGCGTTTTCTGAACGCCGACAACGCACTCGATAGTGATGCATTTACGCTCGGCGCCGCGACGACGCCGGCCGAGGCGGTGCCGAGATTGGCCGCGGGCGCGGACACGGGCTTCAAGGCGCCACTGGCAACCGCTGCGATGACCCTGACCGCGACGAGTGTCCCCGCCATTTTCGGCCCCACGGGACAGGCTCCGTTCACCATCCCTTCCACCGTATTCGCGGCAGGCCGGACCTATCTCGTGGCCAGTGTGGGGGAAACGTATCGATTTTCGGATGACGAACGAAGCCATGGTTTGCTGGTCATTCCCGTGGGAGACGATACCCCGGCACAGTTCATCAAACGCGATCCGCTCGTGTACTTCTTCCACGCCTCTCCGCCGAGCACCCCCTCGGAGCTCGAAGTTCGCTCCGGTGGAGGGCGGCTCGCCATCGGCCTAAAATACGCAGCGACGCCGACGTATGCCGATTTGCGGCCGAGTGGCGCGGCGTTGCAATTCGTCCAGCCTGCGGGGGACGCAGGGGCGCCGGTGACGGTTCTCGACAATCAGGCTACGGGGCCGCTGGATCCGGGCGGTGTCTACTTCGGTAGCCTCATGGGCCTCGCCAATGGTACGGGGGAGCAGCAGCTTCGGTTCAAATCGTGGAAGCTTCGGCCGCGGCCCGCCTACGGCGTCATCGGGACCCCCAGTGACTCCTATGCTGGTCCCGTCGTTGCTTTCGTGCAGGCATCGCCCACCGCGGCGGCCGTCGACGTGGGCTACTGGTCCGTCAATTCCGGTGGCAGCAAGGGCAGCACCTTTACGTCGCCGCTCACGAACATTCCTTATGGCGGTGTGAGCGCCCTTGAGGGCGTCAAGTTCCCGGTGACGTGGAACGTGCAATCCTGGTACGGCGTGCAGGGAACGGGCAGCGCCAGCACCAATCGTGCAAGCTCGGGGACGCAATTGGGCAATCGCTGGTACACCGCCGTCCTCGCGGGAGACTGGAATGCAACCGACGCCGAGCATGGCGCGCAGCTCGTCATCCTCGATCTCTCCGCCCCCTCGACGACGTTGAGTGTCGCTCTAGCGCACCCGTGATACCCATCTACGGACTCGAGAGATCGTCACCCGCGTAAAGCGCTTCGATGTCTGCGGCATATTTCGCCTGAATCGGGCGGCGTTTGAGCTTCATCGTCGGGGTGAGCTCGTCGCCGCCCGGATCCCACGGTGCATGCAAAAGCTTGTACCGCTTGATCTGCTCCACGCGGGAAAGCCGCTCGTTGGCGCGCTGCACGGCCTCGGCGATGGCCTCGGCCAGCGGCGGGGATTCCGCGAGCGCCGCCAGCGGCAGGTCCTGCATTCCCCGCTTTTTGGCCCATGCCGCGGCCGCCTCGGCCTCGAGCACGAGCAACGCCACGTTGTACGGGCGCCGATCGCCGATGCACACCGCTTGCCCGATGAGCGGGCTCGCGCTCTTGAGCGTGCCCTCGATGTTCGCCGGCGACATGTTCTTGCCCGCCGAATTGATGATCAATTCCTTCTTGCGGTCGACGATGCGCAGATAGCCCGCTTCGTCGACGGTTCCGATGTCGCCCGTGTGAAACCATCCGTCGCGGTCGAGGGCCTCCCGGGTCTGCTCGGGAAGTCCGCGGTAGCCCTTCATGATGGTGCGTCCGCGAAGGAGCACTTCGCCGTCCTCCGCAAGGCGCATTTCCACCCCTGGAATGGGCGGCCCCACGGTGCCGATGCGAATGGCCTCCGGCGGATTGAACGTCGCAATGCACGACGATTCCGAAAGCCCCCACACTTCGCAAATCGGAATTCCAATTGCCGCGAAGAACTCGAGCACGTTCTCCGCGATGGGGGCGGCGCCCGACAAATACCAGCGCACCCGATCGAGCCCCAGCATGGCCCGCAACGGCCGCAGGACCTGTTCGTCCGCCCGCGCGTATTCGGCGAGCAGTGCCTCGTCGGGACCGGGCCCGCGGCCATGAATCGCCGCCTGCTCGGCGTGCACCTTGCGAAGCCCCACACCCATGGCCCATTCGGCTCCGCGCTTCATCGATTCG
It includes:
- a CDS encoding class I SAM-dependent methyltransferase codes for the protein MNDAHEWIQRWDSQQERYIERREERFTVIGDVLEEVCPPDAKILDLCCGPGSLGSRLAARFPRAHVTGVDFDPVLLGLAREVHAADPRRAWIETDLRRAAWYKEGQLSPGFDAVVSTTALHWLSGAELTRVYRDLAGLLRRGGVFLNGDHIAPAPNEARLARIGKARRNLVERDADLRGSATWDGWWEEIAADPAFTALWQERRRRFGDRHGEEPITLAFHLAALRQAGFVEANVVWQRWDDVVMAALVA
- a CDS encoding substrate-binding domain-containing protein; amino-acid sequence: MKRIEVGILAAVAAVSVAACGSNGGANENEDVGSTKERLTGPGADGIYGSDTLAEAINAALAASPSTLAYYGSGSGNGEKCLRGQAVTYSGATYCSGTRDQSIAPMSRNLNGCQAGEVSHRIALDGIGVWSASGQTISDLSLADVRKAFCGTDGSGSAAACTATTWSTLSNGASATNPSATIVKYRRDDASGTTDTFKSILSAAGLACSAFCADVKVVVDTEQGPKLSTDGTGASSIQPPCQASDTATDCIGRLANANSSVLAYAGLGATAKAPAKALSIAGKTPTTANIRALVTTPSSAYAFARFLYLNESTTNVRDLEEEKFFKWAFGQSPYGTSSTKLSFESKLTGAGFIACTDPAVSGHVALDCGASACP
- a CDS encoding long-chain fatty acid--CoA ligase translates to MKTSPGVRTLCEAFQLNAQRQPDAIALRTPGDMERITWREYARRVRSMASGLFTLGVRRGDTVAIMLTNRPEFHLVDTAAMHLGATPFSVYNTSSVPQLVEILRNANNHVVITERAFFDRVKAACAKLAVEHIVCLDDDAPDGAMTLDDLEIAGDEADFDFDTAWHAVQPNDVLTLIYTSGTTGAPKGVELTHANALAELAAISAVYPIRPDESKVSYLPSAHIADRMLNHYVSLVFGTRITSVGDMRALSAAVVDTRPTIWGGVPRVWEKMKAGLEAHLAASADESMKRGAEWAMGVGLRKVHAEQAAIHGRGPGPDEALLAEYARADEQVLRPLRAMLGLDRVRWYLSGAAPIAENVLEFFAAIGIPICEVWGLSESSCIATFNPPEAIRIGTVGPPIPGVEMRLAEDGEVLLRGRTIMKGYRGLPEQTREALDRDGWFHTGDIGTVDEAGYLRIVDRKKELIINSAGKNMSPANIEGTLKSASPLIGQAVCIGDRRPYNVALLVLEAEAAAAWAKKRGMQDLPLAALAESPPLAEAIAEAVQRANERLSRVEQIKRYKLLHAPWDPGGDELTPTMKLKRRPIQAKYAADIEALYAGDDLSSP